A genomic window from Gossypium hirsutum isolate 1008001.06 chromosome D12, Gossypium_hirsutum_v2.1, whole genome shotgun sequence includes:
- the LOC107944635 gene encoding probable pectate lyase 4 yields the protein MATTLSWCFTLALFMVILMASISSSLANMANMNVIDKCWRGNPLWRSQRQQLAKCSVGFAGKMINNIGKDVVKYKVTDLSDDPLSPKSGTLRYGTTMIKGKVWITFKNSMTITLQRPLLLSSFTAIDGRGVNVHITGAGCLLVYQVTDIIIHGLRIHHCRAQPPSTVMGPNAKVIPLGQMDGDAIRLVTARKVWIDHNTLYECQDGLLDVTRGSTNVTVSNNWFRNQDKVMLLGHDDGHLRDRNMMVTVIFNHFGPNCNQRMPRVRHGYAHVANNFYQGWEQYAIGGSMSPSIKSEANFFVAPNDVGNKEVTWRKGEKGLWKFYSVGDVLKNGASFNKQTGVGGAKPNYSQEQNFKVVNAMFVKELTSESGVLQCSRSLIC from the exons ATGGCTACAACATTATCATGGTGCTTCACATTGGCCCTTTTCATGGTCATTCTAATGGCAAGTATTAGTTCGAGTTTGGCTAATATGGCTAATATGAATGTAATCGATAAATGCTGGAGAGGGAACCCTCTTTGGCGGAGTCAACGACAACAATTGGCCAAATGCTCCGTCGGTTTTGCCGGCAAAATGATCAACAACATTGGCAAAGACGTTGTGAAGTACAAGGTTACCGATCTTTCCGATGACCCTTTGAGTCCTAAATCAGGGACCCTTCGTTACGGAACCACAATGATCAAAGGAAAAGTATGGATCACATTCAAAAACAGCATGACCATCACACTCCAAAGACCACTTCTCTTAAGTAGCTTCACCGCCATCGACGGTCGTGGCGTCAATGTCCACATAACTGGCGCGGGGTGCCTGTTGGTGTACCAAGTGACCGATATAATCATCCATGGGCTTCGCATCCACCATTGCAGGGCCCAACCACCTAGCACTGTGATGGGTCCAAACGCAAAGGTGATCCCCTTAGGCCAAATGGACGGAGATGCTATAAGATTAGTCACTGCGAGAAAAGTGTGGATCGATCATAACACATTGTACGAGTGTCAAGACGGTCTCCTTGATGTCACTCGTGGTTCCACCAATGTCACCGTGTCGAACAATTGGTTTAGGAACCAAGATAAAGTCATGCTCCTCGGACACGATGACGGTCATTTGAGAGACAGAAACATGATGGTCACCGTCATTTTCAACCATTTCGGACCTAATTGCAACCAAAGAATGCCAAG AGTTCGTCATGGATATGCACACGTAGCGAACAATTTCTACCAAGGATGGGAGCAATACGCTATTGGTGGAAGCATGAGCCCCAGCATAAAGAGCGAAGCCAATTTTTTTGTTGCTCCGAATGATGTTGGAAACAAAGAGGTAACGTGGAGAAAAGGAGAGAAAGGTTTATGGAAATTTTATTCAGTAGGGGATGTATTAAAAAATGGAGCATCTTTCAACAAGCAAACTGGTGTAGGTGGGGCGAAGCCTAACTATAGCCAAGAACAGAATTTTAAGGTTGTCAATGCTATGTTTGTTAAAGAATTGACGAGTGAATCTGGTGTTTTACAATGCTCTAGGAGTTTAATATGCTAA
- the LOC107957982 gene encoding putative pectate lyase 14 codes for MINNIGKDIVKYKVTDPSDDPLSPKLGTLRYGATMIKSKVWITFKNSMTITLQRPLLLSSFTAIDGRGVDVHITGTGCLLVYQATDIIIHGLRIHHCKAQPPSTVMGPNAKVIPLGQMDGDAIRLVTARKVWIDHNTLYECQDGLLDVTRGSTDVTISNNWFRNQDKVMLLGHEDGYLRDKNMKVTVIFNHFGPNCNQRMPRVRHGYAHVANNFYQGWEQYAIGGSMSPSIKSEANIFVAPNDAGNKEVTWRKGEKGLWKFYSIGDAFKNGASFSKQTGVGGAKPNYDQEQYFKVEIAGSVKELTSESGVLRCSRSLTC; via the exons ATGATCAACAACATTGGCAAAGATATCGTGAAGTACAAGGTCACTGATCCTTCTGATGACCCTTTGAGTCCTAAACTGGGAACCCTTCGTTACGGAGCCACAATGATCAAAAGCAAAGTATGGATCACATTTAAAAACAGCATGACCATTACGCTCCAAAGGCCACTTCTCTTAAGTAGCTTCACAGCCATCGACGGTCGTGGCGTCGACGTCCACATAACAGGCACTGGGTGCCTGTTGGTGTACCAAGCGACTGATATAATCATCCACGGGCTTCGCATCCACCACTGCAAGGCCCAACCACCTAGCACTGTCATGGGTCCAAATGCAAAGGTGATCCCTTTAGGCCAAATGGACGGAGATGCTATAAGATTGGTCACCGCAAGAAAAGTGTGGATTGATCATAATACGTTGTATGAGTGCCAAGATGGCCTCCTAGATGTCACTCGTGGTTCCACCGACGTCACCATCTCGAATAACTGGTTCAGGAACCAAGATAAAGTTATGCTCCTCGGACACGAAGATGGTTATTTGAGAGACAAAAACATGAAGGTCACCGTTATTTTCAACCATTTCGGACCTAACTGCAACCAAAGAATGCCAAG AGTCCGCCATGGATATGCACATGTAGCGAACAATTTCTACCAAGGGTGGGAACAATACGCCATTGGTGGTAGCATGAGCCCCAGCATCAAGAGTGAAGCAAATATTTTTGTCGCTCCGAATGATGCTGGAAACAAAGAGGTAACGTGGAGAAAAGGGGAGAAAGGTTTatggaaattttattcaattggGGATGCTTTCAAAAATGGAGCATCTTTTAGTAAGCAAACAGGTGTAGGTGGGGCGAAACCTAATTATGACCAGGAACAATATTTTAAGGTTGAAATTGCCGGGTCTGTTAAAGAATTGACAAGTGAATCCGGTGTTTTACGATGCTCCAGGAGTTTAACATGCTAA
- the LOC121203618 gene encoding hevamine-A — protein sequence MERKSQAKPILFFFVLVSALIETSYAGDIAIYWGQNGNEGTLSDTCATGRYKYVNIGFLNTFGNGATPGLNLAGHCNPASNGCTSLSGEIKSCQNQGIKVMLSLGGGAGSYSLASQEDAKSVADYLWNNFLGGTSSSRPLGDAVLDGIDFDIEAGSGQYWDDLARSLSAYSSQGRKVYLTAAPQCPFPDAHLGTAINTGLFDYVWIQFYNNPLAQCQYASGNTKDILNSWNQWTSINAGSIFLGLPASPEAAGNGYIPPDVLTSQILPTIKSSAKYGGVMLWSKFFDNGYSAAIINSV from the coding sequence atggagagaaaatCTCAAGCCAAACCAattctcttcttctttgtttTAGTTTCGGCACTAATCGAAACTTCCTACGCCGGTGACATCGCCATCTATTGGGGCCAAAATGGTAACGAGGGTACCCTGAGTGATACATGTGCCACCGGCAGATATAAATACGTTAACATAGGTTTCCTTAACACCTTCGGCAATGGTGCCACTCCTGGACTCAACTTGGCCGGTCACTGTAATCCAGCATCCAACGGTTGCACCTCTCTTAGCGGTGAAATAAAAAGTTGTCAAAACCAAGGAATCAAGGTCATGCTCTCCCTTGGAGGTGGCGCGGGAAGCTACTCACTCGCTTCTCAAGAAGACGCCAAAAGCGTAGCTGATTATCTATGGAACAACTTCTTGGGCGGTACCTCGTCTTCTCGTCCGTTGGGTGATGCTGTGTTGGACGGAATTGATTTTGATATTGAGGCTGGGTCAGGTCAATATTGGGATGACCTTGCTCGTTCTTTATCAGCTTATAGTAGCCAAGGAAGAAAGGTGTATTTAACAGCAGCTCCTCAGTGTCCATTTCCTGATGCTCACTTGGGAACTGCCATTAATACAGGTCTCTTTGACTACGTATGGATTCAGTTTTATAACAATCCCCTGGCTCAATGCCAATACGCTTCGGGCAACACCAAAGACATTTTGAATTCGTGGAACCAATGGACTTCTATAAATGCAGGAAGTATATTTTTAGGGTTGCCGGCATCACCGGAGGCGGCTGGAAATGGCTATATTCCACCGGATGTATTAACTTCTCAAATTCTTCCGACGATCAAAAGTTCAGCCAAGTATGGTGGTGTTATGCTTTGGTCAAAGTTCTTTGACAATGGTTACAGTGCCGCTATTATAAATAGCGTGTGA
- the LOC121224372 gene encoding hevamine-A — MELPFKSIKLKLISTFRSTAKMIRKFQAKPMFFLLVLVSALIETSHAGGIAIYWGQNGNEGTLTATCATGRYAYVNIAFLNKFGNGRTPEINLAGHCNPASSGCTTVSQGIRNCQSRGIKVMLSIGGGVGSYSLASKADAKNVADYLWNNFLGGNSRSRPLGNAVLDGIDFDIELGSTQYWDDLARYLSAYSNNGRKVYLTAAPQCPFPDSFLGTALNTGLFDYVWVQFYNNPPCQYTSGNINNLVNSWNRWTSSIKAGNIFLGLPAAPAAAGSGYIPPNVLTSQILPVIKRSSKYGGIMLWSKFFDDKNGYSNSVVRSV; from the coding sequence ATGGAGCTGCCTTTTAAGTCTATAAAGCTCAAGCTTATTAGCACATTTAGAAGCACAGCAAAAATGATAAGAAAATTTCAGGCCAAACCAATGTTCTTCTTACTCGTTTTAGTTTCAGCGCTGATTGAAACTTCCCATGCTGGTGGCATCGCCATTTATTGGGGCCAAAACGGCAACGAGGGCACCCTAACCGCAACCTGTGCCACGGGAAGATATGCTTACGTTAACATAGCTTTCCTTAACAAGTTCGGCAATGGTCGTACCCCTGAAATCAACTTGGCCGGTCACTGTAATCCAGCTTCCAGCGGTTGCACTACCGTCAGCCAAGGCATAAGAAATTGTCAAAGCCGAGGAATCAAGGTCATGCTTTCTATCGGAGGCGGCGTCGGAAGCTACTCTTTAGCTTCTAAAGCAGACGCTAAGAACGTAGCTGATTATCTATGGAACAATTTCTTGGGTGGCAATTCACGTTCCCGTCCTCTCGGCAACGCTGTGTTGGACGGTATTGATTTTGATATAGAGCTCGGGTCAACTCAATACTGGGATGACCTTGCTCGTTATCTATCAGCTTACAGTAATAATGGACGAAAGGTGTATTTAACAGCAGCTCCACAGTGTCCATTTCCCGATAGTTTCTTAGGGACTGCCCTTAATACAGGTCTCTTTGACTACGTTTGGGTTCAGTTTTATAACAATCCACCATGCCAATACACATCGGGGAACATAAACAACCTTGTCAACTCATGGAACCGGTGGACTTCATCTATAAAAGCAGGGAATATATTTTTAGGGTTGCCGGCGGCACCAGCGGCGGCCGGTAGTGGGTATATTCCACCTAATGTGTTGACTTCTCAGATTCTTCCTGTTATCAAGAGGTCATCCAAGTATGGTGGGATTATGCTTTGGTCTAAGTTCTTTGATGATAAAAATGGTTATAGTAACTCCGTTGTACGTAGTGTGTGA